Proteins encoded in a region of the Prochlorothrix hollandica PCC 9006 = CALU 1027 genome:
- a CDS encoding right-handed parallel beta-helix repeat-containing protein, translated as MKTLMHQGAIARAVSPSGSQGVVRKSRRRGAIALSLGWTLGLGSAGLAAEIPLRSANPQTYTIQVNSSQDGAIAPDAALTLREAIALTNGDLSLGDLSTAEQAQIQPLSPGSPSQITFALSTDAPQILELHSPLPPLRQSGLILDGLGEKSPANSPRLILRPAQINTIPWGLLVLANDITIRGLGFQGFHSADPNLYPFVGNVVVTTGQMLYDLGHLADVVQLDPPRNLLLEDNQFGTVPQGDRPRPASAFGVVIFDGLGTTLRHNQFLYHSGSALLTGKVARSTTVLDNLFVGNGGAELADALRLEGSIGDSTMVGNTFCHNRGQGIYLFKPEGAIAVENNLFYGNGSASGTGNGTPAQDAAVYLMGSGHRVLDNRIVNQGGPGIAIAGYPRSVGNRLQGNTFAQVQGLSIDLVTRRDTGFHSLRGGDGPNPPRNSHNRRLDTGNGAVLAPQFVGLEFFPLGDRVRVSGTADPGATVDLYRVLEPGQAFGPLNELWVSTTADGEGRFTVDLVTWELGDRLSAIATDPVDGTSEPAENAVIRDFSPRPLPGGATMTRTPFDQFAKQFLEELLTPYGQVEISREIPGEPRFIDLWFSPSPASQPRVPDLGLLGQIIQTPCLLEPYRNPPDPPEINSCLLKRFWLVADCYRQNQADRLPQLWVITPTAPPALLASLGAIPSPDHPPGIYRTPSALGTQILAVHQLDPTPETLWLRLLGRGSVQRQAIGEVLALPPSNLRFQALRLLVNWKITVDTTNILQTEEEANLMAWSQALLDLEAQLRAEGRQEGRQEGRQEGRQEGRQEGRQEGFREGLRETLQNLFLARFGAVDGILEATIDRILTLSPETYTQIFPQLLTLSAAELAERVTQLSDPISLD; from the coding sequence ATGAAGACCTTAATGCACCAGGGAGCGATCGCCAGAGCCGTGAGTCCCTCCGGATCCCAGGGCGTAGTCCGGAAATCCCGACGACGGGGGGCTATCGCCCTTTCCCTGGGCTGGACCCTAGGACTGGGATCCGCCGGTCTGGCCGCCGAGATTCCCCTGCGATCGGCCAACCCCCAGACCTACACCATCCAGGTCAACAGTAGCCAGGATGGGGCGATCGCCCCCGATGCCGCCCTGACCCTACGGGAAGCCATCGCCCTGACCAACGGCGATCTCAGCCTGGGGGATCTGTCCACCGCTGAACAGGCCCAGATCCAACCCCTCAGCCCCGGTAGCCCCTCCCAGATCACCTTTGCCTTGTCCACCGATGCTCCCCAGATCCTAGAACTCCACAGCCCCCTGCCCCCCCTGCGCCAGTCCGGTTTAATCCTGGATGGCCTGGGGGAAAAATCCCCGGCAAACTCCCCGCGCCTGATCCTGCGACCCGCCCAGATCAACACCATTCCCTGGGGCTTGCTGGTGTTGGCCAACGACATCACCATCCGGGGCTTGGGCTTCCAGGGCTTCCACAGCGCCGATCCCAACCTCTATCCCTTTGTGGGCAATGTGGTGGTGACCACGGGGCAAATGCTCTATGACCTGGGGCATTTGGCCGATGTGGTGCAGTTGGATCCCCCCCGCAACCTGCTGCTGGAGGACAACCAGTTTGGCACCGTTCCCCAGGGCGATCGCCCCCGGCCTGCCTCCGCCTTTGGGGTGGTCATTTTTGACGGCCTTGGCACCACCCTGCGCCATAATCAGTTTCTCTACCACAGCGGCAGTGCCCTGTTGACGGGGAAGGTGGCCCGATCGACCACGGTGCTGGATAACTTGTTTGTGGGCAATGGGGGGGCAGAATTGGCGGATGCCCTGCGCCTGGAGGGATCCATTGGCGACAGCACCATGGTGGGCAATACCTTTTGCCACAACCGGGGCCAGGGGATTTACCTGTTTAAGCCGGAGGGGGCGATCGCCGTGGAAAATAATCTCTTCTATGGCAATGGCAGCGCCAGCGGCACGGGCAACGGCACCCCCGCCCAGGATGCCGCCGTTTACCTGATGGGTTCGGGCCATCGGGTGCTGGACAATCGTATTGTGAACCAGGGGGGTCCGGGCATTGCGATCGCGGGCTATCCCCGCAGTGTGGGCAACCGGCTCCAGGGCAACACCTTTGCCCAGGTGCAGGGGCTGAGCATTGATCTGGTGACCCGCCGCGACACGGGTTTCCACAGCCTCCGGGGGGGCGATGGACCCAACCCCCCCCGCAATTCCCACAACCGCCGCCTGGATACGGGCAATGGGGCGGTGCTGGCTCCCCAGTTTGTGGGGCTGGAGTTTTTCCCCCTGGGCGATCGGGTGCGGGTGTCGGGGACGGCAGATCCGGGGGCGACGGTGGATCTCTACCGGGTGTTGGAACCGGGGCAAGCCTTCGGTCCCCTCAATGAACTGTGGGTCAGCACCACCGCCGATGGGGAGGGACGGTTTACGGTGGATCTGGTGACCTGGGAACTGGGCGATCGCCTGTCGGCCATAGCCACGGATCCCGTTGACGGCACCTCGGAACCGGCTGAAAATGCCGTGATTCGCGATTTTTCGCCCCGCCCTCTGCCAGGAGGGGCCACCATGACTCGCACACCCTTCGATCAGTTTGCCAAGCAATTCCTAGAAGAACTGCTCACCCCCTATGGCCAAGTGGAAATTAGCCGTGAAATTCCCGGTGAACCGCGCTTCATTGACCTCTGGTTTAGCCCTAGCCCCGCTTCCCAGCCCAGGGTCCCAGATTTGGGGTTACTCGGCCAAATAATCCAAACCCCCTGCCTCCTAGAACCCTACCGCAACCCGCCGGATCCACCGGAAATCAATAGTTGCTTGCTCAAGCGCTTTTGGCTTGTGGCGGACTGCTACCGCCAAAATCAAGCCGATCGCCTCCCCCAACTCTGGGTTATCACCCCCACGGCCCCCCCGGCCCTGCTGGCCAGCCTGGGGGCAATTCCTAGCCCTGACCATCCGCCTGGTATTTATCGCACCCCCAGTGCCCTTGGCACCCAGATTCTGGCCGTTCATCAGCTTGATCCCACCCCCGAAACCCTATGGCTGCGCCTCCTCGGTCGTGGTTCGGTGCAACGGCAAGCCATTGGGGAAGTTCTGGCTTTACCCCCCAGCAATCTACGCTTCCAGGCTCTGCGCCTCTTGGTAAACTGGAAAATTACAGTAGACACCACCAACATCCTGCAAACAGAAGAGGAGGCTAATCTGATGGCATGGTCCCAAGCACTATTAGACCTTGAAGCGCAACTGCGGGCAGAAGGCCGCCAAGAAGGCCGCCAAGAAGGCCGCCAAGAAGGCCGCCAAGAAGGTCGCCAGGAAGGTCGCCAGGAAGGATTTCGGGAGGGGCTGCGAGAGACGCTCCAGAATTTGTTTTTGGCGCGATTTGGTGCGGTGGATGGGATATTAGAGGCCACGATCGATCGCATCCTCACCCTCTCCCCCGAAACCTATACCCAGATCTTTCCCCAACTGCTCACCCTCTCTGCGGCGGAACTCGCGGAACGAGTGACCCAACTTTCTGACCCAATCTCCCTGGACTAA
- a CDS encoding DUF11 domain-containing protein: MASRKPSPPAHPWFILWFLALWTRIQTVLRWTIATPGWLGRWVLRGGQGAIEAGLRPYLHSVRQTRQRQRERRRRWWRKNGPLKPIDQLLGLWGIRPVEWRRWLKRSSLFLFTCVFTLLFTGILGWFLLPAGAADPGNVVFVKRITAVNTTDITGFVEDATTNDNEPDWPSPNTTYLRGEIGNTGLPNGGVQPGDELEYTIYFLSNGGSDVRDVKFCDLIPANTTYVTGSMRLGYDATNTTLPDPSGTGTVLTDADDAPTDGAVFYAGGTTPPTICTNANANGGNDNDPSTNDTGAAFVQIVDAATPMPAATGAGTPISSYGFVRFRVKVVD, translated from the coding sequence ATGGCATCGCGTAAACCCTCTCCTCCTGCCCATCCCTGGTTTATTCTCTGGTTTCTGGCCCTGTGGACCCGTATCCAGACCGTTTTGCGTTGGACGATCGCAACTCCGGGCTGGTTAGGGCGGTGGGTGCTGCGGGGGGGACAGGGGGCGATCGAGGCGGGCCTGCGCCCCTATCTCCACAGTGTTCGGCAGACCCGCCAGCGACAACGGGAGCGCCGCAGACGCTGGTGGCGCAAAAATGGGCCTTTGAAGCCGATCGATCAGCTTCTGGGTCTGTGGGGCATCCGTCCCGTTGAATGGCGACGGTGGTTGAAGCGATCGAGCCTGTTTCTGTTTACCTGCGTCTTTACCCTACTCTTTACGGGGATTCTGGGTTGGTTTTTGCTCCCCGCTGGTGCAGCAGATCCCGGCAATGTGGTCTTTGTGAAGCGGATTACGGCGGTGAATACGACCGATATCACGGGCTTTGTCGAGGATGCCACGACTAACGACAATGAACCCGACTGGCCTAGCCCTAATACCACCTATTTGCGAGGAGAAATTGGGAATACTGGACTACCCAACGGAGGCGTGCAACCCGGCGATGAACTGGAATACACCATCTATTTCCTCTCCAACGGCGGTTCTGACGTGCGGGATGTGAAATTCTGTGACCTGATCCCAGCGAATACAACCTATGTCACTGGCAGTATGCGCTTGGGCTATGACGCGACCAACACAACCTTGCCTGATCCGAGCGGGACAGGAACAGTCCTAACCGATGCCGATGATGCACCGACTGATGGTGCTGTGTTCTATGCAGGGGGTACTACGCCACCCACTATTTGTACCAACGCTAATGCCAACGGTGGTAACGACAACGATCCCAGCACCAATGACACGGGTGCTGCCTTTGTCCAGATCGTTGATGCTGCCACCCCTATGCCCGCTGCCACGGGAGCAGGAACGCCCATCAGCTCCTATGGCTTTGTGCGCTTCCGGGTCAAAGTAGTGGATTAA